In Streptomyces sp. NBC_00878, a single window of DNA contains:
- a CDS encoding CPBP family intramembrane glutamic endopeptidase yields MQVEAEAVADSVPEERPARRILRDETLLVLGVSLGASGVSALISFVGSVTKPGGLRDQAATLNASAAPGRPWLDLAWQLFGIASALVPVALVAHFLMREGKGLRTLGFDRTRPWPDLARGAAIAAVIGSTGIAFYLAARGLGFNLTVVPEALPDVWWKYPVLILSAIQNSVLEEVIVVGYLLRRLGQLGWTPVTALVASSVLRGSYHLYQGIGGFIGNMVMGVVFVYLYRRWGRVGPLVVAHSLLDIGAFVGYALLAGKVGWLPTA; encoded by the coding sequence GTGCAGGTGGAGGCAGAGGCGGTGGCTGATTCCGTTCCCGAGGAGCGGCCCGCGCGGCGGATTCTCCGAGACGAGACGCTGCTCGTACTGGGAGTCTCGCTCGGAGCCAGCGGGGTCTCCGCGCTGATCAGCTTTGTCGGGTCGGTCACCAAACCGGGAGGGCTCAGGGACCAGGCGGCCACGCTCAACGCCTCGGCCGCGCCCGGCCGTCCGTGGCTCGACCTGGCGTGGCAACTGTTCGGAATCGCTTCCGCGCTGGTGCCGGTCGCGCTCGTCGCGCACTTCCTGATGCGGGAGGGGAAGGGGCTGCGCACACTCGGCTTCGACCGTACCCGTCCGTGGCCGGACCTCGCCCGGGGCGCCGCGATCGCTGCGGTGATCGGCAGCACGGGCATCGCCTTCTATCTGGCGGCCCGCGGCCTGGGCTTCAACCTCACCGTGGTGCCCGAGGCGCTGCCCGACGTGTGGTGGAAGTACCCGGTGCTGATCCTCTCCGCGATCCAGAACTCGGTCCTGGAGGAGGTCATCGTCGTCGGGTACCTGCTGCGCCGCCTCGGCCAGTTGGGCTGGACACCGGTCACCGCCCTGGTGGCCAGCTCGGTGCTCCGTGGTTCGTACCACCTCTACCAGGGCATCGGCGGGTTCATCGGCAACATGGTGATGGGCGTGGTCTTCGTCTACCTGTACCGCCGCTGGGGCCGCGTCGGGCCGCTGGTGGTCGCCCACTCGCTGCTCGACATCGGGGCGTTCGTGGGGTACGCGCTGCTGGCCGGGAAGGTGGGGTGGCTGCCCACCGCCTGA
- a CDS encoding substrate-binding and VWA domain-containing protein — protein MGRHSLPDGFRTGATGPRRRARRRNVALMTALVLAAAGGTAAAVDGGLVSFGSTCWDSAVRLRIAAAPGIAPALKEAADYARDNDVTSDGSCLDVRVTARDSYQVTDALRSKEKSADDFEAWVPDSGVWVSRVMADGRSTPVTPAGNVASSPVGVAMIPTAAKSLGWPAKTYSWTELAATTTTGDRLKLGAGNPSRSATGLLALTRLKQAAGTSKDGDILAAATAKALSLRASDSDSQVLDTLPRDLSGTEQANPSRNQALILSEQAAFAYNTTADSGDDLDLFYPKDGSPLLDYPFALVDEPALTTDESRAALRFMTLLGESDGRRIMEKHGFRTDDDDIPDELVTRAGGRAPQPYKELPGPPATDKEIDEALGMWTITVQSTRLTTVVDISASMAKPVPGTSESRLDVTKAALSQALATFTPEDEVGLWTFSRSVDGKRDYRVLVPTERLGGRAAGSTQRDLLSAAFDSLEPVKNGATGLYDTTLAAYKEATASYTKGKFNGLVLLTDGVNDDPGSISRADLVAQLRELTDPKRPVPLIAIAVGPEADKAELDEIAAATGGSGHLVTDPSEVHSVILKAVVRAGDQS, from the coding sequence ATGGGACGTCACAGCTTGCCCGACGGGTTCCGGACGGGCGCAACCGGCCCCCGGCGGCGCGCGCGGCGCCGCAATGTGGCGCTCATGACGGCCCTCGTGCTCGCGGCCGCCGGGGGTACGGCGGCCGCGGTCGACGGCGGCCTGGTCTCCTTCGGCTCGACCTGCTGGGACAGCGCCGTCCGCCTCAGGATCGCCGCGGCTCCCGGTATCGCGCCCGCGCTCAAGGAGGCGGCCGACTACGCCCGGGACAACGACGTGACGTCCGACGGCAGTTGCCTCGACGTCCGGGTGACCGCCCGGGACTCGTACCAGGTCACGGACGCCCTGCGGTCGAAGGAGAAGAGCGCCGACGACTTCGAGGCATGGGTGCCGGACTCGGGTGTCTGGGTGAGCCGGGTCATGGCGGACGGCAGATCGACTCCGGTGACACCGGCGGGCAACGTCGCGTCGTCACCCGTCGGCGTCGCCATGATCCCGACGGCCGCGAAGTCCCTCGGGTGGCCCGCCAAGACGTACAGCTGGACCGAGCTGGCAGCCACGACGACGACGGGCGACCGGCTGAAGCTCGGGGCGGGCAACCCGTCGCGCAGCGCCACCGGTCTGCTCGCCCTGACCCGGCTGAAGCAGGCGGCGGGCACGTCCAAGGACGGCGACATCCTGGCTGCGGCCACCGCGAAGGCCCTCTCGCTGCGCGCCTCCGACAGCGACAGCCAGGTCCTGGACACCCTGCCGCGCGACCTCTCCGGCACCGAGCAGGCCAACCCCAGCCGCAACCAGGCGCTCATCCTCTCCGAGCAGGCGGCGTTCGCGTACAACACGACGGCGGACAGCGGCGACGACCTCGACCTCTTCTACCCCAAGGACGGCTCGCCCCTGCTCGACTACCCGTTCGCGCTGGTCGACGAACCGGCGCTGACCACGGACGAGAGCCGGGCCGCGCTGCGGTTCATGACCCTGCTCGGCGAGAGCGACGGGCGCCGGATCATGGAGAAGCACGGCTTCCGTACGGACGACGACGACATCCCGGACGAACTGGTGACCCGGGCCGGCGGCCGCGCCCCGCAGCCCTACAAGGAACTGCCCGGTCCACCGGCCACGGACAAGGAGATCGACGAAGCCCTCGGCATGTGGACGATCACTGTGCAGAGCACCCGGCTCACCACGGTCGTCGACATCTCCGCGTCCATGGCGAAGCCGGTGCCGGGCACCAGCGAGTCCCGGTTGGACGTGACGAAGGCGGCGCTGTCGCAGGCGCTGGCCACCTTCACCCCAGAGGACGAGGTCGGCCTCTGGACGTTCTCCAGGAGCGTCGACGGCAAGCGCGACTACCGCGTACTCGTCCCGACCGAGCGGCTGGGCGGCCGCGCGGCCGGCAGCACCCAGCGGGACCTGCTGTCGGCGGCCTTCGACAGCCTGGAGCCGGTCAAGAACGGCGCCACGGGCCTGTACGACACGACACTGGCGGCATACAAGGAGGCCACGGCCTCCTACACGAAGGGGAAGTTCAACGGGCTGGTGCTGCTGACCGACGGCGTGAACGATGATCCGGGCAGCATCTCGCGCGCCGACCTCGTCGCCCAGCTCCGCGAGCTGACCGACCCGAAGCGCCCGGTACCGCTGATCGCGATCGCCGTGGGCCCGGAGGCCGACAAGGCCGAGCTCGACGAGATCGCCGCGGCGACCGGCGGGTCGGGCCACCTGGTCACCGACCCGTCCGAGGTCCACTCGGTGATCCTCAAGGCCGTCGTACGCGCGGGCGACCAGAGCTGA
- a CDS encoding IS110 family transposase, with amino-acid sequence MVDTTAIDLFLGLDLGKEFHHAHGRTEDGTTVHDKRLPNTEPELLELFTRLVAKFGTVLVIVDQVANIGALPLTVARAAGCRVAYLPGLSMRRAADLHPGEAKTDVRDAFVIAETARTMPHTLRAVDRDDEVLAELTMLTGYDNDLAGEVNRATNRLRGLLSQIHPSLERVLGPRLAYPYIQALLQRHGSPARLKKLGRARCEALLKAHGSRKAHHLTTEIFDALAEQTLVVPGTEASALIVPGLAAQLAAAHTQRRATEQEIAALLEALPLFHLLTSLPGLGVRTTAAVIVAIGDGTGFPTAGHLASYAGLAPATKSSGTSIRGEHAPHRGNRLLKRALFQAAFAAIGCKTDPSSRTYYDRQRARGKTHTQAILRLARQRVNVIHAMIRTGALYEPHTPSDVDLVA; translated from the coding sequence AAGGAGTTCCACCACGCCCACGGCCGGACCGAGGACGGCACAACCGTGCACGACAAGCGGCTGCCCAACACCGAGCCGGAACTGCTGGAACTGTTCACCAGGCTGGTGGCGAAGTTCGGCACTGTCCTGGTGATCGTGGACCAGGTCGCCAACATCGGCGCGCTGCCGCTGACGGTGGCCCGCGCGGCGGGCTGCCGGGTGGCCTACCTGCCCGGTCTGTCGATGCGGCGGGCCGCCGACCTGCACCCGGGCGAGGCCAAGACCGACGTCCGCGACGCGTTCGTGATCGCCGAGACCGCCCGCACCATGCCGCACACCCTGCGCGCGGTGGACCGCGACGACGAGGTGCTGGCCGAGCTGACCATGCTCACCGGCTACGACAACGACCTGGCCGGCGAGGTCAACCGCGCCACCAACCGGCTGCGCGGCTTGCTCTCCCAGATCCACCCCTCTCTCGAGCGCGTGCTCGGCCCGCGCCTGGCCTACCCCTATATCCAGGCCCTCCTCCAACGGCACGGCTCCCCGGCGAGACTGAAGAAACTCGGCCGGGCCCGCTGCGAGGCCCTGCTCAAGGCACACGGCTCGCGCAAGGCCCACCACCTCACCACCGAGATCTTCGACGCGCTCGCCGAGCAGACCCTGGTCGTTCCCGGCACCGAGGCATCCGCGCTGATCGTGCCCGGCCTGGCCGCCCAGCTCGCCGCCGCCCACACCCAGCGCCGGGCCACCGAGCAGGAGATCGCCGCCCTGCTGGAGGCCCTCCCTCTTTTCCACCTCCTGACGTCTCTGCCCGGCCTCGGCGTCAGGACCACAGCGGCCGTGATCGTCGCGATCGGTGACGGCACCGGCTTCCCCACCGCCGGACACCTCGCCTCCTACGCCGGACTCGCCCCGGCCACGAAGTCCTCGGGCACCTCGATTCGCGGCGAGCACGCACCCCACCGCGGCAACCGGCTCCTCAAACGAGCCCTGTTCCAGGCCGCGTTCGCCGCGATCGGCTGCAAAACCGACCCGTCCTCCCGGACCTACTACGACCGGCAACGCGCACGCGGCAAGACCCACACCCAGGCAATCCTCCGCCTCGCCCGGCAACGCGTGAACGTCATCCACGCGATGATCCGCACCGGCGCCCTCTACGAACCACACACCCCCAGCGACGTCGACCTCGTAGCCTGA
- a CDS encoding glutamate--cysteine ligase: MGEKVVAGAIGLSDRQRYREKLQQCLAGLARLLAEKRFDRPKNLMGLEIELNLAGPDGMPRMMNAQVLERIASRDFQTELAMFNLEVNIAPHRLGGRVFDRLAEELRTSLAYAHRKANEVDAGIVMIGILPTLARDDLVSANLSDVDRYTLLNDQIVAARGEEFRLDIEGVERLSCTSASIAPEAACTSVQLHLQVTPGRFADVWNAAQAVAAAQVAIGANSPFLFGRELWPESRPPLFLQSTDTRPPELQAQGVRPRTWFGERWISSAYDLFEENLRFFPPLLPLCDEEDPLAVLDKGGTPRLAELVLHNGTIYRWNRPVYGIDDGVPHLRVENRVLPAGPTVTDVIANAAFYYGLVRALAGEARPVWTRLPFEAAAANFDRACRHGIDARLEWPRRSRYGGIARLPATQLVRDELLPLAAAGLDAWGVEPADRDLYLGVIEARCEREVNGASWQSRTFHEALESGMGRDAALAATTKRYAELMHLGEPVHTWPIGLPEPAVPLGRGDAGVTW; encoded by the coding sequence CCTGTCCGATCGGCAGCGCTACCGCGAAAAGCTCCAGCAGTGTCTGGCGGGGCTGGCGCGGTTGCTGGCGGAGAAGCGGTTCGACCGCCCCAAGAATCTCATGGGTCTGGAGATCGAGCTGAATCTCGCGGGCCCTGACGGCATGCCCAGAATGATGAATGCGCAAGTACTTGAGCGCATCGCAAGCCGTGATTTCCAAACAGAACTCGCCATGTTCAATCTGGAAGTCAACATCGCTCCCCATCGGCTCGGCGGTCGCGTATTCGACCGGCTTGCCGAGGAGTTGCGCACGTCGCTCGCATATGCCCATAGGAAGGCGAACGAGGTCGATGCCGGAATCGTGATGATCGGCATTCTGCCGACCCTCGCCCGTGACGACCTGGTCTCCGCGAACCTTTCCGACGTGGACCGCTACACGCTGCTGAACGACCAGATCGTGGCCGCGCGCGGCGAGGAGTTCAGGCTCGACATCGAAGGTGTGGAGCGGCTCAGCTGCACCTCGGCGTCCATCGCGCCCGAAGCCGCCTGCACCTCCGTGCAGTTGCACCTCCAGGTCACGCCGGGACGCTTCGCCGACGTGTGGAACGCGGCGCAGGCGGTGGCCGCCGCGCAGGTCGCCATCGGCGCCAACTCGCCCTTCCTGTTCGGCCGTGAGCTGTGGCCTGAGTCGCGGCCCCCGCTGTTCCTCCAGTCCACGGACACCCGTCCGCCCGAACTCCAGGCGCAGGGGGTCCGGCCGCGGACCTGGTTCGGGGAGCGGTGGATCTCGTCGGCGTACGACCTGTTCGAGGAGAACCTGCGGTTCTTCCCTCCCTTGCTGCCCCTGTGCGACGAGGAGGATCCGCTGGCCGTCCTCGACAAGGGTGGCACGCCCCGGCTCGCCGAACTCGTGCTCCACAACGGCACCATCTACCGCTGGAACCGCCCGGTGTACGGCATCGACGACGGCGTCCCGCATCTGCGCGTGGAGAACCGCGTGCTGCCCGCGGGCCCCACGGTCACCGACGTCATCGCCAACGCGGCCTTCTACTACGGGCTCGTACGGGCCCTCGCCGGCGAGGCGCGGCCGGTGTGGACGCGGCTGCCCTTCGAGGCCGCGGCGGCCAACTTCGACCGGGCCTGCCGGCACGGCATCGACGCGCGGCTGGAGTGGCCGCGGCGCAGCCGGTACGGCGGGATCGCGCGGCTGCCCGCGACACAGCTGGTACGGGACGAGCTGCTGCCGCTCGCGGCGGCGGGCCTGGACGCGTGGGGCGTCGAGCCGGCCGACCGGGACCTCTACCTCGGCGTCATCGAGGCGCGCTGCGAGCGCGAGGTGAACGGAGCCTCCTGGCAGTCCCGTACGTTCCACGAGGCGCTGGAGAGCGGCATGGGGCGGGATGCCGCGCTGGCCGCCACGACGAAACGGTACGCCGAGCTGATGCACCTCGGTGAGCCCGTGCACACCTGGCCGATCGGGTTACCGGAGCCCGCCGTTCCGCTCGGGCGGGGAGACGCCGGGGTGACGTGGTGA